The following are encoded in a window of Phaseolus vulgaris cultivar G19833 chromosome 3, P. vulgaris v2.0, whole genome shotgun sequence genomic DNA:
- the LOC137839058 gene encoding uncharacterized protein codes for MIKGKWESYQMEGNIISVLKEKLKLLKADLKVWNRKVFGSVESDKRRIEMEIESLDGEDDIDALEDAGRLRRLDLLSQLGLVNKKLDSVYRKKARVNWLKHGDFNSKFFHSAIRWRRLKNEVKGVEVDSQWCKEPEVVRREAKSLFKKRFRATQDFGVHLGSVEFRSLPSEVSRNMVVSFSEEEVKDAV; via the coding sequence ATGATAAAGGGTAAGTGGGAATCGTATCAGATGGAAGGTAATATCATATCTGTACTCAAAGAAAAGTTGAAACTCTTAAAGGCGGATCTTAAAGTGTGGAACAGAAAAGTGTTTGGTAGTGTGGAATCCGATAAGAGACGTATTGAGATGGAAATTGAGAGTCTGGATGGGGAGGACGACATTGATGCTTTAGAGGACGCGGGGAGGTTGAGAAGGTTGGATTTGCTCAGTCAACTGGGGTTAGTTAATAAAAAGTTAGACTCCGTGTACAGGAAAAAAGCAAGAGTGAATTGGCTTAAACATGGGGACTTTAACTCTAAATTCTTTCATTCTGCGATTCGATGGAGAAGGCTAAAAAATGAGGTCAAAGGTGTTGAGGTTGACTCTCAATGGTGTAAGGAACCGGAAGTTGTAAGGAGGGAAGCAAAATCACTCTTTAAGAAGAGGTTCAGGGCTACGCAGGACTTTGGAGTACATTTGGGTTCGGTGGAGTTCAGGTCTTTACCATCGGAAGTAAGCAGAAATATGGTTGTCAGTTTCTCCGAGGAAGAAGTGAAGGATGCAGTATGA